The window ACGGCCACGTCCGGGTACTGGCACCGGCGAAGATGGACGCGGAACGGGACTGGTAGGAGGGGCGCGGCCCGGCTCAGTCGTGGACGGGTGTCATCTCCGCGGTGGCCCCGGCCGTCTGGTCGCCGTACGCGATGCGTGACATGTCGGTCAGCAGCGAGTCGAGCCAGGACACGGTGGCGTAGTACAGGCGCGGGGCGCCGGGCGGCTCCAGGGTGAAGCCCGCGAGGACGGAATCGATCAGCGGCAGGGGCGCGGTCGGGGTGTCGTCGCCGGGGTCGAGGGCCGCCGACACCAGCAGCATCCGCCCGGCCACCCGCTCCCCCAGTCCGCCGACCGAGTCGGCCGCGGCCATGTTCAGCCTGGCGAGCGGTGGGTCCAGCAGCCGGTCGGAGCCCCACAGGGTGTGGTGCCCGGCGATCAGCACCGACTGCCAGTCCGCGGGCTGCACCGTCTCGTGCCCCCGGCCGCCGAAGGGCGTCGGTTCGCTCTGGTACTGCGCGTACGCCGACTCGGCGAGGATGACCGCGCGTTGCAGGGACCGATGGCCGGGGACCCGCGAGGGGGCGGCCGTCCCGCAGCCGCCCGCGACGGAGGCGCCGGTCGCGACCACGATCTCGGCCGCCCTGCGCAGGAGTTCCGCCCCCGCGTGCCGCAGCTCGTCATGAGCTCCCCGGGGCCAGGCCAGCAGGCCGAAGACCGCGCCGATCGCGCTGCCGACCAGCACGTCCAGCATCCTGGCCTCCGCCAGTCGCCAGGTCGGCGGCGCCAGCTGGGCGAAGACGAGGGCGACGAGCACGGTGAACAGACCCTGTGCCCAGCCGACGCCCTTGACCGGCCCCACGGTGAAGGCGAACAGCATCCACAGGGGCAGCAGGGCGGCGTACACGGCGTTCTCGCCGCCCGCCGCGGTCAGGATGCCGGCGGCCAGCACGGCTCCCGCGAGCGTGCCCGTCAGCGCCCGGCGGATGGTGCTCCAGGTCTCGTCCATGGTGGTCCGGGTCAGGGTGAGCGTGGCCAGGGTGGCCCAGAAGCCGTGCGGCAGGGTGTCCAGCCCGGCCACGAGCCTGGCCGCCGTCAGAGCCAGGGCGATACGGACCGCGTTCTGAAAGAACACCGACCCTCGTCCGGCGTGGCCGCGCAACCGGTGCCACCACAGGACGGGGGCCGAGGCGGTGGCGTACCAGAACCGGCCCCGTGCCACCTCCACCCGGGCGTGCCGGCCCCGCACGGCCAGATCGGCCGCGGTGCCCATGGCGAGCGCCGCGTCGGCGATCTCCAGCAGGGCGGCGTGCAGGCGCAGTACGGCGGGCGGGAGACCGGCCGGCGTGGTCCCGTTCTCCGGTACGGATCGGGCGGAGCCGGTGGCGAGGAAGGCCGGGCCCCCCGCCCCGGCCGTCAACGCGGTACCGGGTTCGGTGGCCGGGCCGGGTCCCGCCGACGCGGCCGACAGACGGGCGCGGGCCTCGACCAGCTCCTTGTGCGGCTCCACGGGGGACGGCCCCCCGTCCAGGCACGTCTCGGTCGCCGTGGCCAGCCGTGCCACGGCCCGCAGGACCGCGAGCACCTGGGGGCCCGGTCGTTCCCCGCGCACCGCGCGCAGCCGTGCCAGCCGCCCGAGCAGGGCACGGGTGGCGAGACCCGTGTGGGACAGTGCCCGGTCGCGCACCCCGGGCCCGGCGGGGCGCTCCGCCTCCGGCACGGTCAGGGACCGCAGCGACTGGCCCGCCTCCCGGGCCTCGCGGATGTCGGCGGCGGTCAGGGCGTGCGGCGGCGCGACGAGGAGGATCGCGCAGCGGGCGGCGGTCCCCGCGGCCCGGGTGGCTCGCGCGCGGTACGTCTCCGGGCGCCGCTCGGGCAGGATCAGCGCCTCGGCGGCGATGAACAGGGCCAGCCCGGTGGTCGTCCCGATCAGCCGGTCGTCGAGGGAGGCGGGGTCGTACGGGGGGAACGACGGCAGGATGTACAGCAGCTGCAGGCCCGGTGCCGCCCCCGCCTGACGGGGCCCGCCCACGGCGGAGAAGGCCAGCGCGAAGCCGACCACCAGCATGCCGACGACCGCGGTCCACGTCCGCACCGACAGGTAGGTGCCGACGACGACCAGCACCCAGCACACCGGCACCAGGCGGGCCACCACCGCCGCGCGCTGCCGTCCGGTGCCCGGGATCCGGGAGAGGCCGCCGAGGGCCACGGTGGCGAACAGCGCGTAGGTGGCCGCGACGGGGTCGCCGAGGCCGTAGCGGAAGAGGAAGAAGCCGGCTGCGGCGACCAGCGTCACACGTATCGCCCGGCGGCCCGGGGCCACGTAGGCGGCCGGTATCCGACCGGCTGGGACACCCCACACCCCTACAGAATCTCCCACCCGCGCACGCCCGGCACCTTTCAGGGTTCTCGGTGCTCGTGCGCGGCGCGCTCCAGCTCCTGTGCCTCCGCCTCCGCCAGCCGGGTCTCGGCCTCCACGTCGATCGAGCGGGTCAGCCACCAGTAGAGCAGCGCGGACACCGGCAGCCCGATGAACAGGGAGATGTCGGCTCCGCCGAGCGCGTCCGCGGCGGGGCCGACGAACAGGGTGCCGACGGAGAAGAACGGGATCATGACGGCGAAGCCGACCAGGTAGGCGATGATGCCGTGCCAGCCCCACCGGCCGTAGATGCCGTTCGGCTTGAAGATCTCGGCGATGGCGTAGTGGCCGCGGCGCACCACGTAGTAGTCCATGAGGTTGACCGCGGTCCAGGGGATGAACAGGTAGAGGACCAGCAGCAGGAAGTTGTTGAAGTTGGCGAGGAAGTTCGCCGTCGCGGACAGCGCGCCGATCAGGGAGAGCGCCGCGGTCAGGCCGATGGTCAGCAGGCGTACGCCCAGCGTCGGCCGTACGCGTTTGAACGAGTCGATGGCGCTGATGAGGGTCAGCGAACCGCCGTACATGTTGAGCGCGGTGACGGAGACCAGGCCGAGGGCGGCGAAGAGCAGCACGATCGCGCCGAAGCCGCTGAAGACCTTGTCCCCGGCGGCGTTGATCGACTTGATCGTCTCGAAGTCCTGGCCGGCCCACGCGGCGAGCAGTGCCCCGAGGACCATCAGCCAGATGCCGCCGAGCGCGGAGCCGAAGTACGTCCAGTAGAACGTCTTGCGCACCGTGACGTCCGGCGGGAGGTAGCGCGAGTAGTCGGAGACGTAGATGGCCCAGCTGATCTGGTAGCCGGCGACCACGCCGAACTGCGCGAGGAACGGGGTCAGCTTGAAGTCGCCGAGGTCGAAGGAGCCCGCCGGGTAGTGCAGGGTGACGAGCACGCCGACGGTGAAGATCCCGAAGACGACCAGGAAGGTGTACGTCAGGACCCGCTCGGCCTTGTGGATGATGTCGTAGCCGATCAGCGCGATGACGAGCGCCACGATCGTCACCACGACCACCCACAGTTTGACGCTGCCGTGCAGGGTGGTGTGCAGGGAGTCGGCGGCGAGGATGGTGTTGAAGACGTTGAAGCCGGCGTACTGCACATAGGCGAAGAGCCACACCAGCAGGGCACCGACGTAGCCGAACTGGGGGCGCGACTGGATCATCTGCGGCAGGCCCAGCTGGGGGCCCTGGGCCGAGTGGAAGGCCATGAAGAAGGTGCCGATGACCGTGCCGGAGACGATGGCCAGCAGCGACCAGATGAGGTTGCCGCCCTCGGTGATGCTGATCAGCCCCACGGCCAGGGTGGCGATCTGTGCGTTCGACATGAACCACAGGGGGCCCAGGTGCCAGAGTTTGCCGTGCCGCTCGTCCAGCGGGACGTAGTCGATGGACCGGACCTCGAGACCGGACACCCGCGGCTCCGCTGAAGTGCTCATGACGCCTCCCGAGGCCAGTGTGCCCCTGAAGGACATTGTCGTCTTCCCAGGACGCGGTGACGAGCGCGGATCGGGCGTGGATCGGGCGCGGACCGTGAACGGGTTCCCGGCCGCTCGCATTGCGGTTGTCCCCGGCTCCGTTCCGGTTCTAGGGTGCCGCGGTGGATCACTTCTCGCGTTCGTGGACGGCGTTGCGCACCGCGGTGGCCGAGCTGGGGGACGCGGATTTCGCGCGGCCGTCCGGCTGTGCCGGCTGGCTCGTACGCGACCTGGTGTGCCATCTGGTCATCGACGCCCAGGACGTCCTGATCACCCTGGTCACGCCCGTGGACGCCGAGCCCACCGTGGACGCGGTCACCTACTGGAGCCTCGTGGAACCGCCGACCGGCGAGGACCCGCTGGACGCGCTGATCCCGCGGCTTGCGGCGGCCTACGGCGAGCCGTGGCTGCTGAGGTTCCACCTCGACGACGTGGGTTCCGCCGCGGGCCGCGCCGCCGGACTCGCCGATCCGGCCGTACGGGTCGGCACCCGCGACCAGGTGCTGACCATCGGGGACTACCTGACGGCGTACGTGCTCGAATGGACGCTGCACCACCTCGACCTGATCGCGCATCTGCCGTCGGCCGCCGGGCCGCCCGCCGACACGCTCGCCGCGGCCCGCGCCGCGCTGGAGGACATCGCCGGGGCCCCGTTCCCCGCCTCCCTCACCGACCGGGACGCGCTGCTCGTCGGGACCGGCCGCCGCACACCGACCGACGCGGAGACCGCCGCCCTGGGCGCCCTCGCGGCGAGACTCCCGCTCGTCCTCGGCTGAGGGGACGCGGTCGGTCCGCGGCCACGCACTCAGTCGGCGTGGAGACGCGTGTCCAGCCAGTCGAAGACACGCTGTTCGAACAGGGCGCGGCCCATCGGCTCGCAGTGCATGTGCGCTCCCTCCGCCTGCGTGAAGCGCACCAGGTGTTTCGGGCCGGGCAGCGCGTCGTGAAGGCGCTGCGAGGCTCCGGGCCAGAAGTGCTCGCCCTCGGGGTCGGTGATCAACAGGGGCGTGGTGATCCGGTCGATGACGGGGGTGAGGTCGTACCGGGAGACCTCGGTCAGCAGGTCGAACGGGGAGTCGACGGCATAGGGCTTGGCACGCCAGCGCCAGGTGGCGGCCAGGGCGGGGTCCTCGTCCAGCGCCTCCAGGACGAC of the Streptomyces sp. 1222.5 genome contains:
- a CDS encoding FUSC family protein produces the protein MTLVAAAGFFLFRYGLGDPVAATYALFATVALGGLSRIPGTGRQRAAVVARLVPVCWVLVVVGTYLSVRTWTAVVGMLVVGFALAFSAVGGPRQAGAAPGLQLLYILPSFPPYDPASLDDRLIGTTTGLALFIAAEALILPERRPETYRARATRAAGTAARCAILLVAPPHALTAADIREAREAGQSLRSLTVPEAERPAGPGVRDRALSHTGLATRALLGRLARLRAVRGERPGPQVLAVLRAVARLATATETCLDGGPSPVEPHKELVEARARLSAASAGPGPATEPGTALTAGAGGPAFLATGSARSVPENGTTPAGLPPAVLRLHAALLEIADAALAMGTAADLAVRGRHARVEVARGRFWYATASAPVLWWHRLRGHAGRGSVFFQNAVRIALALTAARLVAGLDTLPHGFWATLATLTLTRTTMDETWSTIRRALTGTLAGAVLAAGILTAAGGENAVYAALLPLWMLFAFTVGPVKGVGWAQGLFTVLVALVFAQLAPPTWRLAEARMLDVLVGSAIGAVFGLLAWPRGAHDELRHAGAELLRRAAEIVVATGASVAGGCGTAAPSRVPGHRSLQRAVILAESAYAQYQSEPTPFGGRGHETVQPADWQSVLIAGHHTLWGSDRLLDPPLARLNMAAADSVGGLGERVAGRMLLVSAALDPGDDTPTAPLPLIDSVLAGFTLEPPGAPRLYYATVSWLDSLLTDMSRIAYGDQTAGATAEMTPVHD
- a CDS encoding cytosine permease, with the protein product MSTSAEPRVSGLEVRSIDYVPLDERHGKLWHLGPLWFMSNAQIATLAVGLISITEGGNLIWSLLAIVSGTVIGTFFMAFHSAQGPQLGLPQMIQSRPQFGYVGALLVWLFAYVQYAGFNVFNTILAADSLHTTLHGSVKLWVVVVTIVALVIALIGYDIIHKAERVLTYTFLVVFGIFTVGVLVTLHYPAGSFDLGDFKLTPFLAQFGVVAGYQISWAIYVSDYSRYLPPDVTVRKTFYWTYFGSALGGIWLMVLGALLAAWAGQDFETIKSINAAGDKVFSGFGAIVLLFAALGLVSVTALNMYGGSLTLISAIDSFKRVRPTLGVRLLTIGLTAALSLIGALSATANFLANFNNFLLLVLYLFIPWTAVNLMDYYVVRRGHYAIAEIFKPNGIYGRWGWHGIIAYLVGFAVMIPFFSVGTLFVGPAADALGGADISLFIGLPVSALLYWWLTRSIDVEAETRLAEAEAQELERAAHEHREP
- a CDS encoding maleylpyruvate isomerase N-terminal domain-containing protein, producing MDHFSRSWTALRTAVAELGDADFARPSGCAGWLVRDLVCHLVIDAQDVLITLVTPVDAEPTVDAVTYWSLVEPPTGEDPLDALIPRLAAAYGEPWLLRFHLDDVGSAAGRAAGLADPAVRVGTRDQVLTIGDYLTAYVLEWTLHHLDLIAHLPSAAGPPADTLAAARAALEDIAGAPFPASLTDRDALLVGTGRRTPTDAETAALGALAARLPLVLG